The genomic stretch taggcctggccagtggggtagcagtgaacctgcctttcagtccgGAGCCCTGTGTGCCTCAGAAgcggagtgctgagatgtgctcaccacctgcttgttctcccagcctaaaccttcctccaaatcagtcataggcctaattcgttctcacacaccacagcgttgtgagtcatttttgctggaagcctgagactaaggtttgaggaaacaggcctacaaaGCTTTCTGAGCCAAGCAAGGTGGTATTCAGGGCCCTGTGTTATTGGTAGGGCGataatcctcctcctgtctctttccatcgagacccctctctgagccttctgtgctcttctggactcactgtttactgcttctcgaAAAACCTAGCCAAATGTCCACCATGGCTACTGTTTATGTATATCGTTATTGCTTTATTTGTctctttattatgtatgtatatatttatttatttatctatctatctatctgtctatctatttatttatttattttgaggtgtGAGTTCTGCCATGTTCGACCACCATTTCTGGAGCGTTTGCTTTTGGAGGATAAGGGTGGTGACGATTTCTTTCATCCCCTATggcgacagtctgttaagagattGACGTAGGAGTGTGTTAGGACTATTAAAaaaggtttttattgtgaatagtcttgacctatcccattaacttttaaTAGTACTGCACCTGGGTATGGGATCTCATGCACTCtaccgaggcaggaggactgccatgggttgccagaccagccagagctacatagctaGACTGTGTCTTGAAAGCAAGCAATGCTAAAAGCcattgatgcttggaggaaacagTCTGTCAGCACTGTTTCTCATGTTGCAGATGGGGCTGGCAATCCCCCAGACAGGATgctgctccagaaagggtcctggttgctctaaaccatagtttttcccacgggcccttagcttctccccacaggtgtctcgttttctgttgccatctgaaacctacaagagagattaaggaggtcgagcaAGGCAGCACTCTTCATTTCCGTTAGAATCAtgttgcctgtgaatgtttaattttgagggaaacccgcaccctgctctggagatagataccttttagaggctggggctgaatgcagtccgatggggcagcaggttgttgctctttgccagtgctacactggtgaggagagggaaactgagtagtagtgttccttttttcattgcccttCCACTGGGCCATCTTTTAAAATGACGAATACAgttttagccttgatgaaatcaTTGTAGGTGTCCTTGTTCAAGGAGTAGGTAATAAAATATCAGTGTCCCAAATTGTTCCAGGTCAAAGGaatcattgcttttctttaattttcttttcttttcttttcttcttttcttttatttcttttattttcttttttcttctcttcttttcttgtcatttctttattttctttttcttgtttggaaatttaGTCATCTACTGGCTTAAATATTTGCTGTaactgctaaagtaagttagactcctACCCTCTTTGGAGTATTGAATCTCTTAGTGCTGTAGATGACTCAAATTGTCAGCATTGACTAATGCacacaatcttagggagtctctccttgatctaaccTGTGTTAGGACAGGTGAGCCAGGAAAATCTCAAAgcaagagaatttcattatccatgtttcaTGCTTTTGCTAACTCATGAATAATTATCAATAGAgtatgatgcttgattcaatacTTTCCCGAATACCAGAATATCATTATTTTGCTGGGCATTTTAACTGCTACCACATAAAGAACATTACTATAGTAGTAggtcttttgtctttgtctttgcataattcatttgtaagCCTCAGCAcctattcagcactctaggtatTATTGAGATGGCATTCCTTCTgcatcccaggctcaagagtttTTGTCTCCTCAGACTGCTTGGATTTATGTGTTCAAATGGCTCACCATGCCATTTCTTTTGAAGTCTCTttcgctgtctctctgtctctgactctgtctctgtttctctctctctctctctctctctctctctgattctcCCAGAGttatctggctgtccttgaaatccctctgtagacaatgctggcttcaaaatcagagatctacctgtctttgcctctcaagtgctgggattcaagtcaTGGTCTGCCTTTGAACCTTTCAAATCTTAATAAAAAGTTGGGATCATAAATGGTAAGGAATTGACACTGGTCAAAAATttacacagacagaggcaggcagatctctgtgagtttgaggccaccctggtgtacaaagcaaagtccaggacagccaggtctccaGTACATTCAAAGAGAAAGCATGCCTCAAGGTAAAAGTAAATAGCCCACGGGATTGTAGAATTAGATCTGATGTCCTAACGTGGCATCCAAAAGGTTGTTGCTAGCCTCAGCCCAACTCTTCAGGTTTTATCCTTCAAACTGAgcaacagaatagcttgctcagcattccgTATGCATTTTGCTCCCTGGTTTTTCTCACTAGCTGAATCACATGACGTTTCCCTTGTTTAAGGTTGGAGGAGCAGCAGTGATCACACGTCCAGTGCGGCAAAGAACTGCATTCTCCTTTCAggtcatcatcagaaaagctaacTTTGCTGTACAGTAAAGGATCTGGAGATCTGAACCCGGTTGAAGAACCTGTTAGCATTCCTGCCTGCAGAATAGGGGGTTGTATTCCCACTTTGTCTTTCCAGACCATCCTAGGAGAACTGTAAGACTCTGCCTTGGAAATTGCTAGGAATccttggaagggaaagaaagaagagtgtagTTGGCACTAAAAACAGGGTTGAATGAGTTCCGGAAAGCAGGCTTCTCACACTTGTGGACAACAATCTGCTGAAGAAGACAACTCTAAGAAAGCAATTCGAAGCAACATGCAGAGAAGTCAGATGAGAAGAGCTGCCTCAGGAAAGGAgtctgctgtttccctgccaaAGAGTCTTGAACCAGCCCTTCCAGGAAGATGGGGGGGTCGCTCTGTTGAGAAGGCCCCTTCTGGTTCTGTGCGGAAGACAAGCAAGAGCAAGCAGAAGACTCCTGGCAATGGagatggtggcagcagcagcaaaatgCCCCAGCCCCCACGGAAGAAAAGGGCACGAGCTGTTGCCACTGTGGAGAGTGAGGAGGCGTTGAAGAAGAGAGTggatgtggaagtggaagtgaagatTCCTGAAGAATTAAAACCATGGCTGGTGGAGGACTGGGACTTGGTCACTAGGCAGAACCTGTTGTTCCAACTCCCTGCTAAAGAGAATGTAGATGCCATTCTTGAGGAGTATGCCAATTGTGCGAAGTCACACGGAAGGGCTGATAATAAGGAGTATGCAGTTGATGAAGTTGTGGGGGGGATAAAAAAGTATTTCAATGTgatgctgggcactcagctgcTCTACGAGTTTGAAAGGCCCCAGTATGCTGAGATCCTGCTGGCTCACCCTGATGTGCCAGTGTCACACATCTATGGGGCACCACACCTACTGAGATTATTTGTGAGAATCGGCGCAATGTTGGCCTATAAGCCCCTTGGTGAGAAGAGGGCAGTGTTGGCCAATACACCCTTCGATGAGCATAGCCTTCCATTACTGCTGGGctatttgcatgatttccttaagtATCTGGCAAAGAATTCTGCTTCGCTGTTTACTGCCAGTGATTACAAAGTGGCTTCTGCTGAGTATCACCTCAAAGCCCTGTGAAGGTCTACTGACCAATCGTTAGTGTCTGATGCCTGTAAACTCTTTTGTTTAGTCCTTTCAGTGTAGAATTGACGTTCTTTAAAACTGTCAGTGGAAAACAGGGCCAATTGtaagtttgtttcctgttctcttgtaagaagaaataaaaagactacCTCCTGACTGCTTTCCTCATTTTAAACTTGCTACCAGTGTATGCAGtaataagagaaagaagaaatttagAAGAACATTTTATTGCCTAGTTGACAATATTGCTTTAATACTGGTGGTTCTATCCCATTTCACACTACACCATTTTCGAACATGTGTTAATGCTACATGGTGAGATGCCCTGGTTCCTAGTGCCAAAGGTTCAACTTAAATGTATATATGTCAAAACCCATGAATttgtgctcctttttttttttttttttttttatagttttagacTGAAACCGACCATCCACTTCAAATCCACATTTATTGATCCTTCGGCATTAATTCTATCATTGCTCAAATTTTGAAAGATGGAGATTTTTTATCAGGTTTCTGTATTTGAATCTAATGTATTTTCTAACTTGACAGAAGCAGTGCGTTATTCTGTAGACACAGTTTTCTCAAATGTTGATATATTAGAAATGTACTTTAGGCCTTAAATGAAATTGTTTCTAAGTTTCAaggcaataaatgaataaattaataaacatgaaTGAAGAATCATTCCCTCTACCTCCATTACTTATCTCCACAGTCCAGTCCAAATTTTCCACAGCGTTTCAAAATATCTTGCAAACATTTAGGTTTCTGGTGAATACTCCAGTCTCTTTGCACCgcaaaagtattatagcccttaagcaaccgaacagatttatttttctgcgtttttgttttggtttgttttgtttttttccggttgtgtgtgtgtgtgtgtgtgtgtgtgtgtgtgtgtgtgtgcgcattctgtacatgcacatataaacccATGTCACAGAGTGTGCTGGAGTCAGGGAacaacttcctccctcctccttgtattttttttttatttttgaaagatctATTTCTCTATTATGTATTCAATATTCTGAatacatgtacacctgtacacccgTAGAGGGCAGCTGCACACCAAAAGATCTCATTCTCAATCGtcatgagcccccatgtggttgctggggtttgaactaaggaacttaacctctgagtcctgtctgcattGGTTatagggatccacctttgtagtTATGTTAGTGTGGCAAGCATGCTTATTCCATGAGCCATTTTCcctgccctgttttgtttttgacactgttaCTGGGTAGCCTAGGAAACTCaccaacttgttttgtaatccaggtagacatcaaactcttgatcttgttttcttcattcactTACGTGTTAGGATTTTAAATGTTGACAACCACAATCAGTTTGGTATTTGccttatttgtatgtttatttattcactgtaatatatatggatgttttcctgaatgtatgtctgtccaccacatgcaagtctggcaaccacagaggtaGGAAGAGGGTGTTAACTTCAATGGAACTTTAGATACAGTTGCAAGccagtgaatgctgggaattcCTCCTTGGGCCTCTGGAAGGGTAGTAAGCACAGAGCACTCTCTAGACCAatattggcttctttgtttctttgcttttctccatGTAGCACTGACCTGCTGTGCTCggtttgtagaccacgctggacctaaacgcacagagatccaactgtcactgcctgccagagtgctgggattagaggcatgcaccaccatgcttgggaTCTCCAAGTTAATTTAATCATCCCCCTTTTGTCAAATTGGTGAGCAGGAACCCaatcagagaattggacaatctccattgtggagTTAGTAACAAGACCCGGGACTAGGAAGAATTATAAATATCCtctatggaaacaaacaaacaaaaaaaccaaaaccaatatcaacaacaacaacaaacacccctctggtctttattattttagagatgaggtcTGATTATGCAGTCCTTGTTGGCATGTAATTCACTGTTTagacctcagacttagagattggctttcctcttcccctcaagagattggaggtgtgtactactaaGCTCTGCCCAGGAAGAACacggtaaaaaaataaataaaaaaaatatgtttatatgtacatgtgtgcctgtgggcATATATGCCTTGTGTGTGTTGGTATATATgatggccagaaaagggtgttgaatcccatgaaactggaattTCAGGTTGCTgagagctgctcagctgtgggtGTTGAGTACCGGCCCCAAGTTGTCTGCAAGGACAGCAAGTGCTCATTTCCACTGAATCACCTCCTGATGGGATTTCCATTCAAgacaagagtgttagaagcttcaggCTAAGCGGCCTGAGAGTAGCTTATGGATGATTTCTCTTGAGTAGCTTGGCTTACTCCACgagcttcttaaatctgcctcttgttcatcctcatcttatagagatagagagagcaagcaagcctCCGAGAAGCTTAAGCTCAATGTTCTCAGCGTTTGTCCGGATATTTTGGTGTTGGGCCAGGTGCTGTgatgcccttggtatcctaattgTGAGGCCAAGCCCAGGGTTAGGGGCCTACTAGGGAGAAGAAGGGATagccatattcagggaactctagtttgccttggagtCAAGTCCTGATATCCTAGGGCAAAAGATAAGTATCTtcggaatttaagggatgctctggGGCTCTGGTGCACAACGgggccactatgtgctgagaTTTGGGCCGCAGGCAGATTTAAATCTATGCAAAATCAACGTGGGGAATAGGAAGGAAAAAGTTAAGACATAGGCCAGAAGGCTGTGCCTATGGACTGGGGAGAGGCACTGTTGGGCGGTGCTTAGAAAACCCTCCTTAATCCTGGAACAAGAAGAGGTGAGGACCTTATCAGCACCAAGTCCtaagtctgtgtgaccttggttcaGCCACACTTCTGCGGCTCAGTGTCCTCACCAGAGAACTTGTGTCGACCCCAAGCACAGAGGCTGGCAAGAAATCAAATACCATACCGTTGACATTTCCAAAGTGTGAGCGAGAGgacaagtgctgccagctcaaaACAGAAAGGGTTGCTCGGGTGAGAATCCCAAGGTGGGATGCTCAAGTTTGCCATGATGCTAGGAGCAAAAGCTCCAGCATGGGGCAAAGCTGGGAATGGTGCGCATGTGCCAAGTGTTTCGTCACAGTCACCTGCCCCAAGCATTCTGGACAGGTGCTGGAAGAGCACTCGCTGCCTGACTGGAAAGCTGACGAATCGGCGGGAAGAATTCTTTTGTTCTTCTGGAG from Meriones unguiculatus strain TT.TT164.6M chromosome X, Bangor_MerUng_6.1, whole genome shotgun sequence encodes the following:
- the LOC132649975 gene encoding mortality factor 4-like protein 2 — translated: MPQVPESRLLTLVDNNLLKKTTLRKQFEATCREKAPSGSVRKTSKSKQKTPGNGDGGSSSKMPQPPRKKRARAVATVESEEALKKRVDVEVEVKIPEELKPWLVEDWDLVTRQNLLFQLPAKENVDAILEEYANCAKSHGRADNKEYAVDEVVGGIKKYFNVMLGTQLLYEFERPQYAEILLAHPDVPVSHIYGAPHLLRLFVRIGAMLAYKPLGEKRAVLANTPFDEHSLPLLLGYLHDFLKYLAKNSASLFTASDYKVASAEYHLKAL